The sequence CTGATAAGCAAGCTCAAGACCATCCATCTTGCCCTTACCACCATTAGTGGTGGTGGTCACCAGATGGGTCTGTGAGGTACCGGTGCTCGGGTTGGTAAAGTTCTGGGCGAAAGCCCCCTGAATAAAGTAATTATCCAGTTCCTTGTGGAACAGGGTAACGCTCAACTGGCCTACATCAGCAAAGTACCACTCCAGCGCCACATCATACTGAATAGATTCCATTGGCTTGAGGAAAGGGTTACCACCGCTGCCGGTCCAGGCAGGTGTAAAGGCGTACTGGATGAGATTGTCCTCAGGCTGCGGCGGATTGTCAGGGTCCACCTCGTCCGTGGGTCTGACCGCTTCTATCGGCTCGGCACCTAAATTAGCGCGGTACTGTACATCCCCCATATCCGGCAGCGCCACAGCCTTGGAAAGAGCAAACCTGCCCACCAGATCATCGGTCAGTTCCACCTTAATATTAAAGCTCGGCAACCACATCTTGAAGGTAGTATCGGCCGCCAGTGCGGCTTCGGTATCGTTACCATAGGCCTGTTCCTGGGCAGGCAGATAATTGACCTGCTCACCTATCCAGCGATTTTCCTCTGCTGCAAGGGCTTCTTCGAAACTGGCGTAAGTACCATCGGCAATCTGCTGATTAACATAGGCCGTAACCACTTCAGGGGTAAGCTGGGTACCTCTTAACTCGCCAGGTGCCGGGAAGTCCGCCACCAAATCAGGGAAGGTAATAAAGCCCAGCGCCTCACGATTAAGCTCCACATAACGCATACCAATATTACCGCTGTAGCGCAGATCACCGTCCCCTTCAAAATTCAGCCGCAGATAGATGGCCTTATTGGTTTCGGTGGTGTCATTAATCTCGCCTGGGGTGAAAATACCAAATTCACTGTCCACGTTGTCACGCTGAGGATAGGGCTGCCAGCTACCACCAGCCGACATAAAGGGCTGACGGGCCGGATTGGCGCCCATAATAGAGCGCACATAGGCCTCTGTCGCATGAATGGTCTGATTGCCAGGGATATTCGCCACATCACCGTCATGAAAATCTGACCAGTCCACCAGCTCAAAGTCGGACTCCGCGCCTTCCAGCGTATCCAGCCATCCAGCCGGGGCGGCACCACTGAACTCAGGTGCCAATGCTCCCCAGTTCCAACTGGTGCTACGTACTATTTGTTCGCGCTTGGCATAACGTACGCCGGCCTGTAACGAGGTCAGGATACCTCTGTCTTGAAAGTGATATTCTCCGTCGAAACGCACGGCAAAGGAATCACCTTCCGAGCGCTCATAGTGATCCATGGCGCTGCGCAGGAAATAGGAAGTGGGATCCTGGAAGTAATTGCTGTCACCGGCAGGATCACCACTGAAGCCCGGATAACCACTGGCAAACAGATCCGGATTCTCATCCCGGTAACCCATCCAGGGTTCAATCAGCCGCACTGTTGGCGTAGAACCACGAACATCATATTCCTGTACGGCAAAGCTGCCGGTGTGTACCACCACATCGTCATCACTGGTTTCCGCCTGCACATACTGAATATCTGTGCTCAGGGTCAGGTAATCCGTGGCTTTCCATTCCAGATTCAGTGAGAAGTCTTCCACCAGGGTTTCGGTATCCTTAACCCGGCTGTCAAACTGAGTTTTGTGACCAAACTGACTGCGGGCATTGTCACCCCAGGCGCGGGGTACACGATCGACGTTGCCGTCTGCAGCCCGCCAGCCATCCACACCCTGCGTGATAATCCCGGCTTCAAACAGCCCCTGATCATCAAACTCGAACTCAGTGCCCTCCATTGGCCTTGAGGTACGGGCGCCGAGTTCCTGATAACTGCCCTGATATTTTATCGCCTGCTCATGCCAGGACAGCCTGGCATCAGAGCGGATATACTGGAACGTAGCCAGGAAGGTTTCATCGGCATTTTCAAACTGCAAGGCCGTGGCAAAGCCTTTGCGCTCTCTGTCATCAAATTTGTTCAGCAGGTTGGAGGCATTGGGGATCCATACCACGCCCTCGCCATCGGCTCCGGCAAATTCCCCGGCACCTGGCAGGTTGTTGGCATAATAGGTAGTGTAGGCATCAGACTGGATACCGTGAGAGGCTCCATACAAACGGGAGTGAGCCAGGTTAAACAGCATGCCAAACTCGGCACCACTGTCGAGTTCAAATCTGTCACTGTATAAAGCGGAAAAGGTTGGGCTGCCTTTTTCGGCTAGATCTCCGTAGGAGTAGTCACCACCAAAGGCAAATACCCGACCGTCAGAATCAAAGGGCTTGCGGGTACGTAAGCTGACCGTACCACCGATACCACCTTCAATCATATCGGCAGTCTGGTTTTTATAGATATCCACCCCGCCCATCAGTTCGGGCGACACATCCTGAAAAGACAGACCGCGGCCAGAGTTCGCCGTAAAAGAATCACGACCGTTGAATTCACTGCGGGTCTGGGTCATACCACGAATAATGGCGCCGCTACCTTCCACGCTGAAATGGTCCGGATCATCGGGTCCGGCAAAGCGCTCAATAGATACCCCAGGCACCCGCTGAATGGCTTCCAGTACACTGCGATCGGGCAGTACGCCGATATCTTCTGCAGAGATGCCGTCTACCACGGTATCAGAATACCTTTTCATATTCTGGGCACTTTGCAGATTGGCGCGGACACCTGTCACCTCAACGACTTCGACATCTTCACCTTTGTCTTCTGTAGCTTCGCCAGAGTCCTGTCCATAGGCACTGACCGACATACCGATCATCGCCATGGCCAACATCGACCTTTTGAATACGGGCAGTTGCCCTGCTTTGAAATTCGAACTGTTCCGCACCATTGATATGCTCCAATAACTATTCTTTTTATGCCACCCGCATCTGATGGTGTTGCCGGGTGATGTCATCAGACCTGCCGGATCGCCGGACAAGCCAATTTGTGGACTGTTACTTTTTGTTGCTCAGATAACTGAGCTGCAAAGGTTTTCAGCCCGAGATACCGCACTGATACAGCCTTGTATAGATAGTGCGTTAGGGATAACAAGGGGTCAAACCAACTCAAAAAAAACGCAAACAATAAAACATAATTCGCAACATTTTCTTAACATTAAAAACAACAGCCTTATAACTATAAAATACTTAAAATTCATCCACTTAATACAAACCAGGACAGCTACACCCGACCCGAACAAGCAAATTATTAGCTGCCGGGAAGAAAACTGCAAACGTTTTCATAAGGATTTTGTTAGTTTTTTGTTGCAAGGACGTCTTTGCCTGCTGTATTTAGCGCACAAACTGACTCTGGGGGGGGCCTAAATAACTGTCTCGCAGATCGCCGGTATCGATCACCAGTTTCTGCAACACGGCACCAGGATCGACGAGGTAAACTCGCAATTGATATTGACCAGGTTTTTCTACCTGTAATTTATGGCTGGCTCGGCGCACACCATCGAGTACCGATTGCTCCCAGGCCCGCTGACTATTATCCGCCAGAATATCCACTATCTGTGGTTTCTCCTCGCCCAGCGCCACGGCGAAGCGCAGCCCCCGGTCGGGCACAAAATCCAGTGTCGGGGCAACTATTGCATGCAGCTCAAATTCACCGGTGGAGTGAAAATACAGGGGATATTGCAGATAGGGTGCAGCACTGAGATCCGTTATTTCCATATCCTGCCCGGTAACCGCAGACACCGAGGAATGGGTGCGCCCATGACCGGGAATCTCCTGCCAATACGCGCCATCGCGGTTACCCACCACTTTGGCGCTGGCCGCTTCGAGGGAAATATAGCCGTCGGCTTCCACAAACCCTTGTGGCTTGTCCGCCGGTTTATATGCCGACACCTTAATATGAGCAGCGCCCCAGCCGGTTCCCTGGATGACCACTTCCCCCTGACTGTGGCCAGCTGGTGTCTTATCCCAGTCGATACTGACCCGGATTTTTTGTTGCTGCTCAATATTGCCTTGTGTCTGGCTTAACGTAATCCAGTCTGCCACGGCCCTGGCTTTAAATTCAAAAGGCTGGGTGCCTTTGTTAAAGACTTCGATATAACGTTCGGCCTGGCCATGGGGATAAAAGGTATCCAGCGACAGCGTCTGGCCCTGGTATTCACTGATGGGCCAGGAGTGATCTGACCCCTCTGGTGCCACGCCCATATCCGCCACTTCCATGGGTTCGGCCACCGATACCACCGGCATCAGATTAGCCGGCGGGTTACGCCAGTAGGTGTAACCTATGTGAGGCTGAGACATCATATGGTTCCAGCGGCCCTCTCCCAGGCCATGATATTTTTCGGTTAGCTGTGCATCCTGATGAAACCAGTAGCGCACCTGTTCGGCCCAGTAATTAGTGCTGACCCGGCCCTGCTCTCCATGCAAACGGTTCATCGCCACTGCCCGGTTAAGCTCAAACACCGCCTGAGTGGCCTTGAGAGGATGAGACACCAGTTGTACATAAGCGTCCTGTTGCTGCGCGGCTAATTGCTGTTCAACAAGGTCGGATTTTTCAACCAGCTGCGCCAGTTCCGTTGAGATCCGCCCGGCCTCATCGTAATGAAAAATACTGTAAGTGTCCGGCTCCACCGCTTCGGGCTTGCGCCGGCCATTGTGACGGGTATAGCCCTGGATCAGTTCCGCCACAGTTTGGGCATGCTTCTTACCAAACTGCTGCGCTGCCCAGTCGATGGCAAACTGCTGCAGATTGTCCGCCCTGAAGTCTTCAGGGTTCCAGGCCATACGCAGGAAAAAGTCGATGGGAAATTCCATCGGTTTAAGATCGCCCACATTAACAATCCAGATACGATCGGCCTGATACTGCCAGGCCAGATTCATCTGCTCCCAGATCTTGGCCATTGGCACCGTATTGATCCAGCGGTAGGAACGGGGGCCACCCACATAGTCAAAGTGATAATACACTCCGGCTCCGCCCTCGCGACCGCGTTCATCGGCGGTAGGCAGGCGACGGATATTGCCAAAATTATCATCGGCCCACAGCAGGGTCACATCATCAGGTACGCGCATTCCGCGCTCATAGAAGCCCTGAACCTCCTTGTACAGCGCCCAGACCTGCGGCACTTCGCTGATATCTGTGTCGGTGAAAGTATTGCGCAGAATCTCTCGTTGGTCGGCCACCACCTGCTCGAGTAGGCCGATATTCTCGCCTTCACTCATGGGCTCGTCTTCCTGACCACGCATGCCCAGAGTAAAAATACTTTCCAGCTCCTTATGCCGGCGGGCGCCCTCCTGCCAGAACTGATAGATATTGTCGCGATTGGTGGAGTATTCCCAGGGCCCTTCACCATAGCGGTTCCATTCCTTGTCGGCGCGCATCATGGGTTCATGGTGACTGTTGCTCATTACGATACCCATTTCATCGGCAAGAATGGGATTCAGTGGATCATCATCGGCAAAGGCATTGTTCCACATAGCAGGCCACAGAAAATTGGCCTTAAGGCGCAACAACAACTCAAACACATGCACGTAAAACTGACTGTTATAGCCGCCAAATTTCTCCGCGGTCCAGTTACTCAGGGCCGGGTGCTCATCGTTCAGAAAGATACCGCGGTATTTAACCTTCGGCGCATCGGTTATCAGGGTATCGGCTTTGATATGTAGCTGTTCGCGTTTTATCACCGGCACATCGGCCCACCAGTACCAGGGTGAGACACCGATGGTCTCGGCCAGATCGTAGACCCCGTAAATGGCGCCTCGTTTGTCACTGCCTACTATCACCAGCGCCTGCTCAACGCCTGGCAGAGGCTGTCTGACTGTCTGAATCTGATAGGCTTCCCATTTGCCGCGAATGGCACTGACATCCAGCTTACCGGCAGCCACCAGTTGGTTCACCAGGTCACTGTTATCCAGACTGCCGATAATCAGCATCTGTGGTGCCTGTTCGGTATGACTGATGCTCAGTTGCCGTCCGCTGACCTTATGAATATCCTGCTGCAGACTGCGCACTGCGCGCAGCAGGCCTTTGTGATCATCGCTGTCTGTGCGGATCAGAGCCTGGCTGCTTTGTGCCACCAGCGCAAAATCACCTTCAGCCGGTTGCTCAGTCAGATAACCTGCTGGTAAAGACCACACCGTCCGGGTGAACAATACCAATCCCAGCCATAGCAAATGGCGCTTTCTCATTATTATTCCCCTGTTTCCAGTCGGGCATGCAATCCCAGCATGGTGCCGACAAAACCGCCAGCCACCTCGGTGCTCAGCAATTTGCCATCCTGTTTTCCGCCTAATGAGTGCCAGTCTCCGCTACCAATTGAATAAAGAAATTTGATCTGTCCTGGTTTGCCTTCAACCTTCAGTCTGACCGGCTCTGATGAAGGTTGAATTTGTTGGGAGGCAACCTGCTCAGGCTCACCGTCACCGGCTCGCTCCAGAAACACCTGATAGCCCTCTGTGTCGGCGCGCACGCCCAGATAAAAGTGATAGGACTCGTTCTGAAAGGCGGCGATCCCCGCTGACATTCCCTCCTCAGGCAGACTGAGTGCGGTACTGGCGGTAAAATGCATATGCTGCTGACGTCGTGCCACAAAGGCGGGCTGAGCCATGCTGTCCAGCCCTGCGCTTTTGGCCTGTAATAGCAGCCTTTGTTGGTCCAGATTCAGCCAGCTACGATCAAATTCCCGCAACAGATTCCAGTGGACGTTCAATG comes from Lacimicrobium alkaliphilum and encodes:
- a CDS encoding glycosyl hydrolase 115 family protein, with amino-acid sequence MRKRHLLWLGLVLFTRTVWSLPAGYLTEQPAEGDFALVAQSSQALIRTDSDDHKGLLRAVRSLQQDIHKVSGRQLSISHTEQAPQMLIIGSLDNSDLVNQLVAAGKLDVSAIRGKWEAYQIQTVRQPLPGVEQALVIVGSDKRGAIYGVYDLAETIGVSPWYWWADVPVIKREQLHIKADTLITDAPKVKYRGIFLNDEHPALSNWTAEKFGGYNSQFYVHVFELLLRLKANFLWPAMWNNAFADDDPLNPILADEMGIVMSNSHHEPMMRADKEWNRYGEGPWEYSTNRDNIYQFWQEGARRHKELESIFTLGMRGQEDEPMSEGENIGLLEQVVADQREILRNTFTDTDISEVPQVWALYKEVQGFYERGMRVPDDVTLLWADDNFGNIRRLPTADERGREGGAGVYYHFDYVGGPRSYRWINTVPMAKIWEQMNLAWQYQADRIWIVNVGDLKPMEFPIDFFLRMAWNPEDFRADNLQQFAIDWAAQQFGKKHAQTVAELIQGYTRHNGRRKPEAVEPDTYSIFHYDEAGRISTELAQLVEKSDLVEQQLAAQQQDAYVQLVSHPLKATQAVFELNRAVAMNRLHGEQGRVSTNYWAEQVRYWFHQDAQLTEKYHGLGEGRWNHMMSQPHIGYTYWRNPPANLMPVVSVAEPMEVADMGVAPEGSDHSWPISEYQGQTLSLDTFYPHGQAERYIEVFNKGTQPFEFKARAVADWITLSQTQGNIEQQQKIRVSIDWDKTPAGHSQGEVVIQGTGWGAAHIKVSAYKPADKPQGFVEADGYISLEAASAKVVGNRDGAYWQEIPGHGRTHSSVSAVTGQDMEITDLSAAPYLQYPLYFHSTGEFELHAIVAPTLDFVPDRGLRFAVALGEEKPQIVDILADNSQRAWEQSVLDGVRRASHKLQVEKPGQYQLRVYLVDPGAVLQKLVIDTGDLRDSYLGPPQSQFVR
- a CDS encoding TonB-dependent receptor gives rise to the protein MVRNSSNFKAGQLPVFKRSMLAMAMIGMSVSAYGQDSGEATEDKGEDVEVVEVTGVRANLQSAQNMKRYSDTVVDGISAEDIGVLPDRSVLEAIQRVPGVSIERFAGPDDPDHFSVEGSGAIIRGMTQTRSEFNGRDSFTANSGRGLSFQDVSPELMGGVDIYKNQTADMIEGGIGGTVSLRTRKPFDSDGRVFAFGGDYSYGDLAEKGSPTFSALYSDRFELDSGAEFGMLFNLAHSRLYGASHGIQSDAYTTYYANNLPGAGEFAGADGEGVVWIPNASNLLNKFDDRERKGFATALQFENADETFLATFQYIRSDARLSWHEQAIKYQGSYQELGARTSRPMEGTEFEFDDQGLFEAGIITQGVDGWRAADGNVDRVPRAWGDNARSQFGHKTQFDSRVKDTETLVEDFSLNLEWKATDYLTLSTDIQYVQAETSDDDVVVHTGSFAVQEYDVRGSTPTVRLIEPWMGYRDENPDLFASGYPGFSGDPAGDSNYFQDPTSYFLRSAMDHYERSEGDSFAVRFDGEYHFQDRGILTSLQAGVRYAKREQIVRSTSWNWGALAPEFSGAAPAGWLDTLEGAESDFELVDWSDFHDGDVANIPGNQTIHATEAYVRSIMGANPARQPFMSAGGSWQPYPQRDNVDSEFGIFTPGEINDTTETNKAIYLRLNFEGDGDLRYSGNIGMRYVELNREALGFITFPDLVADFPAPGELRGTQLTPEVVTAYVNQQIADGTYASFEEALAAEENRWIGEQVNYLPAQEQAYGNDTEAALAADTTFKMWLPSFNIKVELTDDLVGRFALSKAVALPDMGDVQYRANLGAEPIEAVRPTDEVDPDNPPQPEDNLIQYAFTPAWTGSGGNPFLKPMESIQYDVALEWYFADVGQLSVTLFHKELDNYFIQGAFAQNFTNPSTGTSQTHLVTTTTNGGKGKMDGLELAYQQFFDKLPEPWDGLGVQASFTYIDAGGVPNNEESLDDAEWVGNPDNDTGIRVDLDNVPLQGQSDRTFNLVGMYEKGDWSARLAYNWRSRYLLTTRDVISKAPLWYDDHGQLDGSIFYNVNDNFTIGLQGTNLTNSQSETIMMLNNEGLEAGRSWFVSDRRIALVMRANF